A genome region from Hevea brasiliensis isolate MT/VB/25A 57/8 chromosome 7, ASM3005281v1, whole genome shotgun sequence includes the following:
- the LOC110639198 gene encoding trans-resveratrol di-O-methyltransferase-like codes for MINNLVDGSHDAKLLLEAQAHVWNHIFKFINSMSLKCAIQLGIPDAIHNHGKPITLPGLISALPVHPAKARCVPRLMRILVHSAFFARAKLSENDQEGFVLTNASHLLLKDNPLCVTSFLMAMLDPILTAPWHYMSTWFLNNDPSPFGTTYGMTLWDYAGHEPKINNLFNEAMASDARLVMSVVINECKGISKGVFEGLKSLVDVGGETGIVAKAIAQAFPHLDCFVIDLPHVVAGLQGTDNLKYVRGDMFDGVLPVDTILLKWILHDWSDEECVKILKRCKEAIKGKGGKLIIIGMVIGNQKGNNDSIEAQFFFDMLMMVLVMGQERNEKEWATLFSDAGFSDYKIIPILDLRSIIKVYPSSTI; via the exons ATGATTAATAATCTGGTTGATGGAAGCCACGACGCTAAGCTTCTTCTTGAAGCTCAAGCCCACGTATGGAACCACAtctttaaattcatcaattccaTGTCCCTTAAATGTGCAATTCAGCTAGGAATCCCAGATGCTATCCACAACCATGGCAAACCCATCACCCTCCCCGGGCTCATCTCTGCCCTACCTGTCCACCCAGCCAAAGCCCGTTGTGTCCCTCGCCTGATGCGAATTTTGGTTCACTCTGCTTTCTTTGCTCGAGCAAAGCTTAGTGAAAATGATCAAGAAGGGTTTGTTCTCACCAATGCATCTCATCTCCTTCTTAAGGACAACCCCTTGTGTGTGACTTCATTCTTGATGGCTATGCTTGATCCTATTTTAACAGCACCATGGCATTACATGAGCACTTGGTTCCTAAATAATGATCCTAGCCCATTTGGTACGACTTATGGGATGACGCTTTGGGACTATGCTGGCCATGAACCGAAGATCAACAATTTGTTTAATGAAGCTATGGCTAGTGATGCTCGGCTGGTTATGAGTGTGGTGATCAATGAGTGCAAAG gcatatcaAAGGGGGTGTTCGAGGGCTTGAAGTCATTGGTTGATGTTGGGGGTGAAACAGGGATTGTGGCTAAAGCCATAGCTCAAGCATTTCCTCACTTGGATTGCTTTGTAATTGATCTCCCACATGTGGTGGCTGGGCTGCAAGGCACTGACAATTTGAAATATGTTAGAGGTGACATGTTTGATGGAGTTCTTCCTGTAGATACAATTTTGCTAAAG TGGATTTTGCATGACTGGAGCGATGAAGAATGTGTGAAGATACTTAAGCGATGTAAAGAAGCAATAAAAGGCAAAGGAGGGAAGTTGATAATCATAGGTATGGTAATAGGGAATCAAAAGGGAAATAATGACTCTATTGAAGCACAATTCTTCTTTGATATGTTAATGATGGTCTTGGTTATGGGTCAAGAGAGAAACGAGAAAGAATGGGCTACACTATTTTCTGATGCTGGTTTTAGTGATTATAAGATAATCCCAATTCTGGATTTAAGATctatcattaaagtttatccttcATCTACAATTTAG